Proteins encoded in a region of the Pigmentiphaga litoralis genome:
- a CDS encoding DUF3182 family protein, whose translation MIYPARKNVPSHERAVHNALATRIAALHGRQFGGIHDGTQSAADTYYIPTGTIVGIDMARGIGIRTEDDLFGAVVPYAFIATKAISHPLVRGDAAAPEGWSTAFADAVHDATLRGLTAFTMDDAREAGRRLLEGGAIRIKPVLATGGRGQTVVHGADELDAALQDLASDELTSCGVVLEENLDQVVTYSVGQVRVAGLVASYWGTQRLTPDNGGEDVYGGSDLCVVRGGFDALLALELDPPVRKAVEQGRIFDDAASEHYPGLLASRRNYDIAQGIDAQGQSCSGVLEQSWRIGGASGAEVVALESFAADPALNVVRASTVELYGPSQHAPEGACVTFRGEDEDVGFITKFVMAGRYGNT comes from the coding sequence GTGATCTATCCCGCCCGCAAGAACGTGCCATCCCACGAACGTGCCGTGCATAACGCACTGGCCACGCGCATTGCCGCGCTGCATGGCCGCCAGTTTGGCGGCATCCACGACGGCACGCAAAGCGCCGCTGACACTTACTACATTCCGACCGGCACCATTGTCGGCATCGACATGGCGCGCGGCATCGGCATACGGACCGAAGACGATCTGTTTGGCGCCGTCGTGCCTTACGCCTTTATCGCCACCAAAGCGATCTCGCATCCGCTGGTGCGCGGCGACGCGGCCGCGCCGGAAGGGTGGTCCACCGCCTTTGCCGATGCGGTCCATGATGCGACCTTGCGTGGCCTGACCGCCTTTACGATGGACGACGCACGCGAGGCTGGCCGCCGTTTGCTCGAAGGCGGCGCCATCCGTATCAAGCCCGTGCTGGCAACGGGCGGCCGCGGGCAGACGGTGGTGCATGGCGCCGACGAACTCGACGCCGCCCTGCAAGACCTGGCGTCCGACGAATTGACCAGCTGCGGCGTTGTGCTGGAAGAAAACCTGGACCAGGTCGTGACCTACAGCGTGGGGCAGGTCAGGGTCGCCGGATTGGTGGCCAGCTATTGGGGCACGCAGCGGCTGACACCCGACAACGGCGGTGAAGACGTTTATGGCGGGTCGGACCTGTGTGTGGTGCGCGGCGGATTCGATGCCTTGCTCGCGCTCGAACTGGATCCCCCGGTGCGCAAGGCGGTCGAACAAGGGCGCATCTTTGACGACGCGGCCTCCGAACATTATCCGGGGCTGCTGGCGTCGCGCCGCAACTACGACATTGCCCAGGGCATCGATGCGCAAGGACAGTCGTGCAGCGGCGTGCTGGAGCAGTCGTGGCGCATTGGCGGGGCCAGCGGGGCCGAAGTGGTCGCGCTTGAATCCTTTGCGGCCGACCCCGCGCTGAACGTCGTGCGGGCGTCCACGGTCGAACTGTACGGCCCGTCGCAACACGCGCCCGAAGGCGCCTGTGTCACCTTTCGCGGCGAAGACGAAGACGTCGGTTTCATCACCAAGTTTGTAATGGCAGGCAGGTATGGCAATACGTAA
- a CDS encoding alpha/beta hydrolase family protein, whose product MAIRNEKVNIPVDHEAIAGTFLAPDSKVPGVLFVHGWGGSQQSDLVRAKGVAGLGCVCLTFDLRGHERTLDQRKTVSRNDNLSDLLAAYDCLVAHPSIDTASIAVVGSSYGGYLSAILTTLRPVKWLALHVPALYRDTEWDVPKRSLDRDDIARYRRSPVSPDENRALSACASFEGDVLIVESEHDDFIPHQTIMNYRAAFIKSHSLTHRILDGADHALTGELSQAAYNDILLKWTTEMFIGARVGNNLHHWTADMGQQ is encoded by the coding sequence ATGGCAATACGTAATGAGAAGGTCAATATCCCGGTCGATCACGAAGCGATCGCCGGGACATTTCTGGCGCCGGATTCCAAGGTTCCCGGCGTGCTGTTCGTGCACGGTTGGGGCGGCAGCCAGCAAAGCGATCTGGTCCGCGCCAAAGGGGTGGCGGGCCTGGGCTGCGTCTGCCTGACGTTCGATCTGCGCGGCCATGAACGCACGCTGGATCAACGCAAGACGGTGTCGCGCAATGACAATCTGAGCGACCTGCTCGCCGCCTATGATTGCCTGGTCGCGCATCCTTCGATCGACACCGCATCGATCGCGGTGGTGGGCAGCAGCTACGGCGGTTACCTGTCCGCCATCCTGACCACGTTGCGGCCGGTCAAGTGGCTTGCGCTGCATGTGCCGGCCCTGTATCGGGATACCGAATGGGACGTGCCAAAACGGTCGCTGGACCGGGACGACATCGCGCGCTACCGCCGGTCGCCCGTGTCCCCGGATGAAAATCGCGCCTTGTCCGCTTGCGCGTCGTTCGAAGGCGATGTGTTGATCGTCGAATCCGAGCACGACGATTTCATCCCACATCAGACCATCATGAATTACCGGGCGGCCTTCATCAAAAGCCATTCCCTGACGCATCGGATTCTGGACGGCGCCGACCACGCCCTGACCGGGGAGTTGAGCCAGGCGGCCTACAACGACATCCTGCTCAAATGGACGACCGAAATGTTCATTGGCGCGCGGGTCGGGAACAACCTGCACCACTGGACAGCGGACATGGGCCAGCAGTAA
- a CDS encoding phosphoethanolamine transferase: MRQHARAHAARLNSLFFARPPRPEADGSPDTARLTDARIAFGVAALTVLAFVALGHDGRRIAQLMALALPALAWLLWPVRSRGWRRVRAATVWTLGMSFVVDGIARAYLADSYQAAADSGMVIGAVANTSAKESAEYLAMYWRPAVAWAAALFVAALLMWHAVARASGVPAPRRAGYGPSMLSRIGVGVLGVALLVSAAGYVSKPWRRLHPVLFWAGWSQSVQELRHSWSHHEAARELALQRARDAEPVIASAAPSTVVLVISESINRDNLGMYGYPRATTPTMRARHDALDAEFVLLKNAWSVDATTLPGLRSLMLMDNAQGQPPQHLLALAKAAGYRVWWIGNQDDIAIENLHARFADELHLVNRTPGRGSQSPDTAVLEPLQSAMADPHPHKLIVVHLMGAHPHYRLRFPDKANPFDDYSDGVDQGMQHAGRPGWLRRARDEYDSALLTQDAVMSSLLDMTRKGAASNEYRAWMFVSDHGQEVGHQINHAGHSQTTAAGYRIPAMIWQSAPRDTLPADIDDRPFRADWADMTVAHLLDIRWKGYEASRDVLSDAYRWRAPALPAKVESFVK; the protein is encoded by the coding sequence ATGCGACAACATGCTCGCGCCCATGCAGCGCGACTGAATTCCCTTTTCTTTGCGCGTCCGCCTCGCCCCGAGGCCGACGGATCCCCTGACACTGCCCGCCTGACCGATGCCCGCATCGCGTTCGGCGTTGCGGCTTTGACCGTGCTGGCCTTCGTTGCGCTCGGACACGATGGCCGCCGCATTGCGCAATTGATGGCCCTCGCGCTGCCGGCGCTGGCCTGGCTGCTGTGGCCGGTTCGCTCGCGTGGCTGGCGGCGCGTGCGCGCCGCAACGGTGTGGACGCTGGGCATGAGTTTCGTGGTCGACGGCATTGCCCGCGCCTACCTGGCCGACAGCTATCAGGCCGCCGCCGACAGCGGCATGGTCATTGGCGCCGTGGCCAACACCAGTGCCAAGGAAAGCGCCGAATACCTGGCCATGTACTGGCGGCCAGCGGTCGCGTGGGCCGCGGCGCTGTTCGTCGCCGCCCTGTTGATGTGGCATGCCGTCGCGCGCGCCAGTGGCGTTCCGGCGCCCCGCCGTGCCGGCTACGGTCCTTCCATGCTGTCCCGCATTGGCGTCGGCGTGCTTGGCGTCGCGCTGCTGGTCAGCGCCGCGGGCTACGTCAGCAAGCCCTGGCGCCGGCTGCATCCGGTGCTGTTCTGGGCCGGCTGGAGCCAGTCTGTGCAGGAACTGCGCCATAGCTGGTCGCACCACGAAGCCGCGCGCGAACTCGCCTTGCAACGCGCCAGGGATGCCGAGCCGGTCATCGCGTCCGCCGCGCCGTCGACCGTGGTGCTCGTAATTTCCGAAAGCATCAACCGCGACAATCTGGGCATGTACGGGTACCCCCGTGCAACGACGCCCACCATGCGGGCGCGCCACGATGCGCTTGATGCCGAATTCGTTCTGCTCAAGAACGCCTGGTCGGTCGACGCAACGACCTTGCCGGGCCTGCGCAGCCTCATGCTGATGGACAACGCGCAAGGCCAGCCGCCGCAGCATCTGCTGGCCCTGGCCAAGGCCGCCGGCTATCGCGTCTGGTGGATCGGCAACCAGGACGACATCGCCATTGAAAACCTGCACGCCCGATTTGCCGATGAACTGCATCTGGTGAACCGGACGCCGGGGCGCGGCAGCCAGTCCCCGGACACGGCCGTGCTGGAACCGCTGCAGTCGGCCATGGCCGATCCGCATCCGCACAAGCTGATCGTGGTGCACCTGATGGGCGCGCATCCACATTACCGCCTGCGCTTTCCCGACAAGGCCAATCCGTTTGACGATTATTCCGACGGGGTGGACCAGGGCATGCAGCACGCTGGCCGCCCGGGATGGCTGCGCCGTGCGCGGGACGAATACGATTCGGCGCTGCTGACGCAGGACGCCGTCATGTCCAGCCTGCTCGACATGACCCGGAAGGGCGCGGCATCCAACGAATACCGTGCATGGATGTTCGTGTCCGATCATGGACAGGAAGTCGGCCATCAGATCAATCATGCCGGCCATAGCCAGACGACCGCGGCGGGCTATCGCATTCCCGCCATGATCTGGCAGTCCGCGCCGCGCGATACCTTGCCGGCGGACATTGACGATCGGCCGTTCCGCGCCGACTGGGCGGACATGACCGTTGCCCACCTGCTGGATATCCGGTGGAAGGGCTACGAGGCCTCGCGCGATGTGCTCAGCGACGCCTACCGGTGGCGGGCGCCGGCCCTGCCCGCTAAGGTCGAGTCCTTCGTCAAGTGA
- the ligD gene encoding non-homologous end-joining DNA ligase: MSESLKTYRAKRNFAITSEPEEGGEPNAAHRSFVIQKHWATRLHYDFRLELDGAMKSWAVPKGPSYDPADKRMAVHVEDHPISYNQFEGEIPAKQYGAGKVIIWDKGVWAPLGDPEQGYRDGNLKFELFGHKMRGKWVLVRMKGRGEKQEPWLLIKEKDGYMQDAGTFSVVDEFPDSVAALPLPDEALARMAKFEMPRETKTPRAADVPREAKPAAVASPSKRRSKKAAASGPALPEDAVPADLPATFQPQLATLVDGPPSDSSDWVYEIKFDGYRMLARIEGKTVTLFTRNGNDWTHKLKPLAETMQGLGWPDGWYDGEITVLNKRGVPDFQSLQNAFDKAATKDIVFYLFDVPYCDGHDLRSVPLTERRAYLQSLFTEDTPESLRYSDTFDAPPVDVVASACQLGLEGVIGKRKSSTYVSRRSRDWIKLKCSKRQEFVIGGYTDPQGARTGFGSLMLGVHDDAGKLQYAGNVGTGFNDKTLTEVTKRLEALATKTRPFAATTGIDRKAHWVEPTLLAEVSFGEWTGDGRIRHAVFHGLRSDKPAKAIVREAPTPAAEADTVDSDTDNETEDTMTAVKKTAAKKVANKASAKKAPAKQAAEKQAAEEEVAVNDTAAEKTAANKTAVNKTAVNKTAVKKAAVKKASTNKSAKPDADSADLPAGFKVSHPDRVIDTSSGTTKLDVIKYYALVAPLILEHLVDRPVSLVRAPEGIGGELFFQKHMEAAKMPGVTLLPKALDPGHAQLMEITTAAGLLSAAQMNVLEFHTWNGTKQAIAKPDRMTFDLDPGDGVAWPAMQEAAHVVRAMLEQLEIACFVKTSGGKGLHVVVPLQRRYDWDTVKDFSQAIVQHLAKTLPKRFSAKSGPKNRVGKIFVDYLRNGFGATTVSAWSLRSRPGLGVSVPLRWEDVDTLESSSQWNLMNIQSRLDEGNAPWADYADSAQSITQGMKILGFKPAKS; encoded by the coding sequence ATGAGTGAATCGCTGAAGACCTACCGCGCCAAGCGCAATTTCGCGATCACGTCCGAACCCGAGGAAGGCGGCGAGCCCAATGCCGCGCATCGGTCTTTCGTGATCCAGAAGCATTGGGCGACGCGCCTGCACTACGACTTCCGGCTGGAACTGGACGGCGCCATGAAGAGCTGGGCGGTGCCCAAGGGCCCCAGCTACGATCCGGCGGACAAGCGGATGGCGGTCCACGTCGAAGATCACCCGATTTCCTATAACCAGTTCGAAGGCGAGATCCCGGCCAAGCAGTATGGCGCGGGCAAGGTCATCATCTGGGACAAGGGGGTCTGGGCGCCGCTGGGCGATCCGGAACAGGGCTACCGCGACGGCAACTTGAAGTTCGAATTGTTCGGCCACAAGATGCGCGGCAAGTGGGTATTGGTGCGCATGAAGGGCCGCGGCGAAAAGCAGGAACCGTGGCTGTTGATCAAGGAGAAAGACGGCTACATGCAGGACGCCGGCACCTTCAGTGTGGTCGACGAATTTCCGGACAGCGTCGCCGCCCTGCCCTTGCCCGACGAGGCCCTGGCGCGGATGGCGAAGTTCGAAATGCCGCGGGAAACCAAAACACCACGGGCAGCCGACGTGCCCCGGGAAGCCAAACCGGCCGCAGTTGCCAGCCCGAGCAAACGGCGCAGCAAAAAGGCTGCTGCAAGCGGACCTGCCCTGCCGGAAGACGCCGTGCCTGCGGATCTTCCAGCGACCTTCCAGCCGCAGTTGGCAACGCTGGTCGACGGTCCGCCGTCCGACAGCAGCGACTGGGTGTACGAGATCAAGTTCGATGGCTACCGGATGCTGGCGCGGATCGAAGGCAAGACGGTCACCCTGTTCACCCGCAACGGCAATGACTGGACGCACAAGCTCAAGCCGCTTGCCGAAACGATGCAGGGCCTGGGCTGGCCCGATGGCTGGTACGACGGCGAAATCACCGTCTTGAACAAGCGCGGCGTGCCGGATTTCCAATCCCTGCAGAATGCGTTTGACAAGGCCGCCACCAAGGACATCGTTTTCTACCTGTTCGACGTGCCGTATTGCGATGGGCACGACCTGCGTTCGGTGCCGCTGACCGAACGCCGCGCTTACCTGCAAAGCCTGTTCACCGAGGACACACCCGAATCGCTGCGCTACAGCGACACCTTCGATGCGCCGCCCGTGGATGTGGTCGCGTCCGCCTGCCAGCTCGGCCTGGAAGGCGTGATCGGCAAACGCAAGTCGTCCACCTATGTGTCCCGGCGGTCGCGGGACTGGATCAAGCTCAAGTGCAGCAAGCGCCAGGAGTTCGTGATTGGCGGCTACACGGATCCGCAAGGCGCGCGCACCGGCTTCGGGTCGCTGATGCTGGGCGTGCACGATGATGCAGGCAAGCTGCAATATGCCGGGAACGTGGGCACGGGGTTCAACGACAAGACGTTGACCGAAGTGACCAAGCGGCTGGAAGCCCTGGCGACCAAGACCCGGCCGTTTGCCGCGACGACGGGCATCGACCGCAAGGCCCATTGGGTCGAGCCCACGCTGCTGGCCGAAGTGTCGTTTGGCGAGTGGACGGGGGACGGCCGTATCCGTCATGCCGTGTTTCACGGCCTTCGCAGCGACAAGCCTGCCAAGGCGATCGTTCGCGAAGCGCCCACCCCCGCGGCCGAGGCCGACACGGTCGATTCCGACACGGACAATGAGACCGAGGACACGATGACAGCAGTCAAGAAAACGGCCGCCAAGAAGGTGGCAAACAAAGCATCGGCAAAGAAAGCGCCCGCGAAACAAGCGGCTGAGAAACAAGCCGCCGAAGAAGAAGTCGCTGTTAACGATACAGCCGCTGAAAAGACAGCCGCTAATAAGACGGCCGTTAATAAGACGGCCGTTAATAAGACGGCCGTCAAAAAAGCCGCCGTCAAGAAAGCCAGCACCAACAAGTCGGCGAAGCCCGACGCGGATTCCGCCGACCTTCCGGCAGGCTTCAAGGTCAGTCATCCGGACCGGGTCATCGATACGTCGTCCGGCACCACCAAGCTCGACGTGATCAAGTACTACGCGCTGGTTGCGCCGCTGATCCTTGAACACCTGGTGGACCGGCCGGTCTCGTTGGTGCGCGCGCCAGAAGGCATCGGCGGCGAGCTGTTCTTTCAGAAGCACATGGAAGCGGCAAAAATGCCCGGGGTGACGCTACTGCCCAAGGCGCTGGACCCTGGGCACGCGCAACTGATGGAAATCACGACCGCAGCGGGGCTGCTGTCGGCGGCGCAAATGAACGTGCTTGAATTCCACACCTGGAACGGGACCAAGCAGGCCATCGCCAAGCCGGATCGCATGACCTTTGACCTGGACCCGGGCGACGGTGTGGCGTGGCCGGCCATGCAGGAAGCCGCGCACGTGGTCCGCGCCATGCTCGAACAACTGGAAATCGCATGCTTTGTGAAGACCAGTGGCGGCAAGGGCCTGCATGTGGTCGTGCCGCTGCAACGCCGATATGACTGGGACACGGTCAAGGATTTTTCCCAAGCCATCGTGCAGCATCTGGCCAAGACGCTGCCCAAACGTTTTTCAGCCAAAAGCGGTCCGAAAAACCGGGTCGGCAAGATCTTTGTGGATTACCTGCGCAACGGATTCGGGGCCACGACCGTGTCGGCATGGTCTCTGCGGTCGCGCCCGGGGCTGGGGGTATCCGTTCCCTTACGATGGGAAGACGTCGATACCCTGGAAAGTTCGTCGCAATGGAATCTGATGAATATCCAGTCCCGCCTGGACGAGGGCAATGCGCCGTGGGCCGATTATGCCGATTCCGCGCAAAGCATTACCCAAGGCATGAAGATTCTGGGCTTCAAGCCTGCCAAAAGTTGA
- a CDS encoding DUF1488 family protein, whose protein sequence is MHTFPKFESDGDTLSFLVSVDGEWHKARISGEALWARFGSPPDEDGMKQSYLINAPRIHHVARRKIEDGLPCPTLDQSDF, encoded by the coding sequence ATGCACACTTTCCCCAAATTCGAATCCGATGGCGACACGCTGAGTTTTCTTGTCAGCGTGGATGGCGAATGGCACAAGGCGCGCATTTCGGGCGAGGCCTTGTGGGCGCGCTTTGGATCGCCGCCCGATGAGGACGGTATGAAACAGTCCTACCTGATCAACGCGCCGCGGATTCACCACGTTGCGCGCCGCAAGATTGAAGATGGGTTGCCGTGCCCGACGCTGGACCAATCCGATTTTTGA
- a CDS encoding DUF2513 domain-containing protein has product MQRDSHTVVLLLRLLREAETSYVGTTALSEGLADIAGDDDVPEGWTQHHLEIMSDIGLVKPKHPGPVTSSTEWRLAWEGYNAVEDSGDDDEDDDTLDD; this is encoded by the coding sequence ATGCAACGTGATTCCCATACCGTCGTCCTGCTGCTTCGACTGCTGCGCGAAGCCGAGACGTCTTACGTCGGCACCACGGCGCTGTCTGAAGGTCTGGCGGATATCGCCGGCGACGACGACGTGCCGGAAGGCTGGACGCAGCACCATCTTGAAATCATGAGCGACATCGGTCTCGTCAAGCCGAAGCACCCGGGTCCGGTCACGTCCAGCACGGAATGGCGTCTGGCCTGGGAAGGCTACAACGCCGTGGAAGACAGCGGCGATGACGACGAGGATGACGACACCCTCGACGACTGA
- the ku gene encoding non-homologous end joining protein Ku: MATSSRRVLWKGAISFGLVHIPIALHSATSEQGIDFDWLDKRTMDPVGYKRINKKTGKEIDRENIVKGVQYEDGQYVIVSQDEIEAAYPKTTQTIEIEAFVDAGEIPFVYFERPYYISPINKGAKVYALLREVLLKTNKVGIAKVVIQTKQHLAVLVPSEKALVLNLLRWGDEIRSLDDLDLPGAGVSNAGISPKEMKMGEQLVEDMSDSFKPDEFTDSFREQILKLVDEKVKAGDTETVGPIEEVEEEAAGAKIYDLTELLQRSLKKGKSAAGGKAAAVEDDADEDDSDDDGDEAPARKGASKSASKASGKTASKPADTKTAAKASGKPAASKTAGKTAAKKTAAKPAPAKRRSA; this comes from the coding sequence ATGGCGACATCAAGCAGGCGCGTGCTTTGGAAAGGCGCGATTTCTTTCGGACTGGTTCACATCCCCATTGCCTTGCACTCTGCCACCAGCGAACAAGGCATTGATTTCGATTGGCTCGACAAACGGACCATGGATCCGGTCGGGTACAAACGCATCAACAAAAAAACGGGCAAGGAAATCGACCGGGAAAACATCGTCAAGGGCGTCCAGTACGAAGACGGCCAGTATGTGATCGTGTCCCAGGATGAGATCGAAGCCGCCTATCCCAAGACCACGCAGACCATCGAAATCGAAGCCTTTGTCGATGCGGGCGAAATCCCGTTCGTGTATTTCGAGCGGCCGTATTACATCTCGCCGATCAACAAGGGCGCGAAGGTATATGCCCTGCTGCGCGAGGTCCTGCTCAAGACGAACAAGGTTGGCATTGCCAAGGTGGTGATCCAGACCAAGCAGCACCTGGCGGTCCTGGTGCCGTCCGAAAAGGCGCTGGTGCTGAATCTGCTGCGCTGGGGAGATGAGATCCGCAGTCTGGACGACCTGGACCTGCCCGGCGCGGGCGTGTCGAATGCGGGGATCTCGCCCAAGGAAATGAAGATGGGCGAGCAGTTGGTCGAGGACATGAGCGACTCGTTCAAGCCCGATGAATTCACGGATTCGTTCCGGGAGCAGATCCTGAAACTGGTGGACGAGAAGGTCAAGGCGGGCGATACCGAAACGGTTGGCCCGATCGAAGAAGTGGAAGAGGAAGCCGCGGGCGCCAAGATCTACGACCTGACCGAACTGCTGCAACGCAGTCTGAAAAAGGGCAAGAGCGCGGCGGGCGGCAAGGCGGCGGCTGTGGAAGACGACGCCGACGAGGACGACAGCGATGACGACGGCGACGAGGCGCCGGCACGCAAGGGAGCCAGTAAGTCAGCAAGCAAGGCGTCGGGCAAGACCGCATCGAAACCGGCGGATACGAAAACCGCTGCCAAAGCATCCGGCAAGCCCGCTGCAAGCAAAACCGCTGGCAAGACCGCCGCCAAAAAGACCGCAGCCAAGCCTGCGCCCGCCAAACGCCGCTCTGCCTGA
- a CDS encoding DUF4142 domain-containing protein, protein MSLLEMSGVGIAPDRAGHGPCSSTDINIWRKTMKKIHLAAVCAALLAAFSVNAVSAAELARKDKQFIEKAAESGYLEIEASRMAATKASHADIKSFAQMMVTDHTAVDTELKSLASSKSVAVPTQPTRSVKSKLDSLAKRTDGADFDKKYADEIAVDAHKDAVKLFESTAKDAKDPDIKAFAAKTLPSLKAHLEKGEAIKTALKDAGKAPARSSSTMPMGAPATR, encoded by the coding sequence GTGTCGCTGCTGGAGATGTCCGGGGTGGGGATAGCGCCGGACAGGGCTGGGCACGGCCCTTGCTCATCCACGGATATCAACATCTGGAGGAAGACCATGAAAAAGATCCATCTGGCAGCAGTTTGCGCAGCGTTGCTGGCTGCATTCAGTGTTAACGCCGTGAGCGCCGCTGAACTCGCCCGTAAAGACAAGCAGTTCATTGAAAAGGCTGCCGAGTCCGGCTATCTGGAAATCGAAGCCAGCCGCATGGCGGCAACGAAGGCCTCGCACGCCGATATCAAGTCGTTTGCCCAGATGATGGTGACCGACCATACCGCCGTGGATACCGAACTGAAGAGCCTGGCATCGTCCAAATCGGTCGCTGTGCCGACGCAGCCGACGCGCAGCGTGAAATCCAAGCTGGATAGCCTGGCCAAACGCACCGACGGCGCGGATTTCGACAAGAAATATGCCGACGAGATTGCCGTCGATGCGCATAAGGACGCCGTCAAACTGTTTGAAAGCACCGCCAAGGATGCCAAGGACCCGGATATCAAGGCCTTTGCCGCCAAGACGCTGCCTAGCCTGAAGGCGCACCTGGAAAAGGGTGAAGCCATCAAGACCGCACTGAAAGACGCTGGCAAGGCGCCGGCCCGTTCGTCGTCGACCATGCCAATGGGCGCACCTGCGACGCGATAA